From Dermochelys coriacea isolate rDerCor1 chromosome 8, rDerCor1.pri.v4, whole genome shotgun sequence, the proteins below share one genomic window:
- the SWT1 gene encoding transcriptional protein SWT1 isoform X5 — MSKKKSKKSKQKEGSLDALDNKPSCSKTTSNKTKACSLASSTPSSEKRKWKSEETGICNIRGQLEFQRFKGHKYVEEKKQKPSSYVPQGTIEGFQGESSNDSKTISAVLIQTEKRKRISIRFKQNDVKHGREKSQSDSGVVPTNRESCKKDYYFENDGTGGKMVRHSFAIQKDKLRRKKEKTELSKLKARVEQTMLEKFKVATSPTDLLSKKLHGSKKLSSDFRILQKPSATFPKTAGDGSFPINISHTSSKTCKKKKHLQNSKELSNKNHHDTKHMPSFNSTATSHEWQYLKEKKQHPDSSKTVSSSRTEGRTFEAIPLHLRQSSEVPCPSASHQAIQITETDQEMQIIEDLHAARIDKKMALPVVQTCGELTSMEIDLPEENADIPAATATSGLNLLIVIDTNIMISHLQFIMTLKTSDIPGIGRLALIIPWVVLQELDNLKKGKVLQHVRHKAVPAVEFIYTCLKNQDSKLWGQSMQLASQKIYGLSDENNDDRVLQCCLQYQSLFPQAFVILCTDDKNLCSKALVSDVKALCKADLVTALQNLNVNSHENCIGLQQSKTDTGSQKTKREDPSLTTPLLSIVPDLEKSLGEALSSILETEMKIAFGNLWMEVLYLKPPWTLASLLQCFKKHWMAVFGYIVPRSLLATIECLHEHLCKGKTVDHITANILLQESKKLLHAFSSRSDYDGVLPQAFAYVTKLLQMLAEVQSDSGQKSSEALTALSENTAGSKMEDVRLHLQTCEEGKSLSNTQLSQDKRHQEIWSVLERIWNTINLYSTEIFQKLDHNIITTTTAKISSFEEAFLGLQKLMAAVKNILAGIRRSFSSTLTYVPKTNGQVIKRTQHTECHNGSCWVPSTLEKLAHLLVLSI, encoded by the exons aaatcaGAAGAGACCGGAATCTGTAACATAAGAGGACAGTTAGAATTTCAAAG ATTCAAAGGACATAAATATgttgaagaaaagaaacaaaagccaAGTTCTTATGTTCCACAAGGCACTATTGAAGGGTTCCAGGGAGAGTCTTCAAATGATAGCAAAACAATCAGTGCTGTTTTGATTCAAACTGAGAAGCGAAAAAGGATATCTATACGGTTTAAACAGAATGATGTTAAACATGGAAGAGAGAAAAGCCAAAGTGATTCTGGTGTGGTCCCTACTAACAGGGAAAGCTGTAAAAAAGACTACTATTTTGAGAATGATGGAACAGGAGGGAAAATGGTGCGGCATAGTTTTGCAATTCAGAAAGACAAGttgaggaggaagaaagagaaaactgAGCTCAGCAAACTAAAGGCTAGAGTTGAACAAACTATGTTGGAGAAGTTCAAGGTAGCTACTTCTCCTACAGACTTGCTAAGTAAGAAGTTGCATGGATCAAAAAAATTGAGTAGTGATTTCAGAATTCTGCAAAAGCCCTCAGCCACCTTTCCAAAGACTGCAGGAGATGGCAGTTTCCCCATTAATATATCACACACATCATCAAAGACTTGTAAGAAGAAAAAACACCTACAAAACTCCAAAGAACTATCTAACAAAAATCACCATGATACTAAACATATGCCATCATTTAATTCAACTGCAACATCTCACGAATGGCAGTAtcttaaagagaaaaaacagcatCCTGATTCCAGCAAAACTGTTAGTAGTTCAAGAACTGAAGGAAGGACCTTTGAAGCCATACCATTACATTTAAGACAG AGCTCTGAAGTCCCATGCCCTTCTGCCTCCCATCAAGCCATTCAGATTACAGAAACAGACCAAGAG ATGCAAATAATAGAAGACTTGCATGCTGCTCGAATTGACAAAAAGATGGCTTTGCCAGTCGTACAGACTTGTGGAGAATTGACAAGTATGGAAATAGATCTTCCGGAAGAGAATGCAGATATTCCGGCTG CAACTGCTACTTCTGGTTTGAACCTCTTGATAGTGATTGACACCAACATAATGATTAGTCACCTGCAGTTTATCATGACTTTGAAAACTAGTGATATACCAG gCATTGGCAGACTTGCACTGATAATTCCCTGGGTGGTTCTACAAGAACTGGACAACTTGAAGAAAGGCAAAGTACTACAACATGTTCGGCACAAAGCTGTCCCTGCAGTTGAGTTCATCTATACTTGTCTCAAAAACCAAGATTCAAAGCTGTGGGGGCAATCCATGCAGCTTGCCTCTCAGAAAATAT ATGGATTGAGTGATGAAAACAATGATGATCGTGTTTTACAGTGCTGCTTGCAGTATCAGAGTCTTTTCCCTCAAGCTTTTGTCATACTGTGCAC GGATGATAAAAATTTATGCAGCAAAGCCCTGGTGAGTGATGTAAAGGCCCTATGCAAAGCAGATTTGGTTACTGCGCTCCAGAACCTGAATGTGAACAGCCATGAGAACTGTATTGGCCTACAACAATCAAAAACAG ATACTGGGTCCCAGAAAACCAAGAGGGAAGATCCCAGCCTTACAACTCCACTCCTAAGCATTGTTCCTGACCTTGAGAAAAGTTTAGGAGAAGCTTTATCCTCGATATtagaaactgaaatgaaaattgcTTTTGGAAACTTGTGGATGGAG GTGCTGTATCTGAAGCCCCCATGGACCCTAGCAAGCTTACTGCAGTGCTTTAAAAAACACTGGATGGCCGTATTTGGCTATATTGTGCCAAGAAGCTTACTTGCAACCATTGAATGCCTGCATGAACATCTTTGTAAAG GTAAGACAGTTGACCACATAACAGCAAACATCCTGCTCCAGGAATCTAAAAAGCTATTGCATGCTTTCAGCTCAAGGTCAGACTATGATGGTGTACTTCCACAGGCTTTTGCTTATGTGACTAAACTGCTCCAGATGCTTGCAGAG GTTCAGTCAGACAGTGGACAAAAATCATCAGAAGCCCTGACAGCTCTTTCAGAAAACACTGCAGGTTCAAAAATGGAAGATGTAAGGCTGCATCTGCAAACATGTGAGGAAGGCAAGTCATTGTCAAACACTCAGCTGTCCCAAGATAAAAGACATCAGGAAATCTGGTCTGTCCTTGAAAGAATTTGGAATACAATAAACCTGTACAG tactgaaattttccagaagcTGGATCACAATATAATCACTACCACCACTGCAAAGATCTCTTCATTTGAAGAAGCTTTTTTAGGCCTACAGAAACTGATGGCAGCTGTGAAGAATATTCTTGCAGGGATTCGTAG aagtttcaGCTCAACACTTACCTACGTGCCAAAAACAAATGGCCAGGTTATCAAAAGAACTCAGCACACTgagtgtcacaatgggagctgctgggtgccgAGCACTCTTGAAAAGCTGGCCCATTTGTTGGtgctgagcatttga